A region from the Desulfoglaeba alkanexedens ALDC genome encodes:
- a CDS encoding type II toxin-antitoxin system RelE/ParE family toxin: protein MNYRVIVRPEAENDLKEAFSWYEDKRQGLGYDFLLQIEAGLKFIERNPEICPPEHKGTRKHLIKRFP from the coding sequence ATGAACTATAGAGTTATTGTCAGACCGGAAGCTGAAAATGACTTAAAGGAAGCTTTCTCCTGGTATGAAGATAAAAGGCAGGGGTTAGGATATGATTTTCTTTTACAGATTGAGGCGGGGCTGAAATTCATAGAAAGAAACCCGGAGATTTGTCCGCCTGAGCATAAAGGAACGAGAAAGCATCTCATCAAAAGGTTTCCTTAG
- a CDS encoding PIN domain-containing protein translates to MRLVSSESLVFEIGRVPDQTRREDALAILKLANENVALTTEVEALARKLMASGLKPLDALHLASASTAKADYFCTCDDKFLRKAKTLNGLDTKVVSPTELVMELDI, encoded by the coding sequence ATGCGACTCGTATCCTCAGAGTCTCTAGTCTTCGAGATCGGCCGCGTCCCGGACCAGACACGCAGGGAGGACGCTTTGGCAATTCTCAAATTGGCCAATGAAAATGTTGCGTTGACAACAGAAGTTGAAGCACTGGCCAGGAAACTGATGGCATCAGGTTTGAAACCATTGGATGCTTTGCATCTGGCATCTGCGTCAACTGCAAAAGCTGATTACTTTTGCACTTGTGACGATAAGTTTCTAAGAAAAGCCAAAACCTTAAATGGATTGGATACCAAGGTGGTATCGCCCACCGAACTGGTGATGGAGCTAGACATATGA
- a CDS encoding metallophosphoesterase: MILNRSINRRQFLQLSGGTAGALLLNGLSGSALATLLAAGTVIEKEELCTAGSNHAVITWVTPEQNTDTSLWVGSYKSSLKKLTVEQDKEFHWAEVRNLQPATRYWYQVESNGARGSLNSFKTLPAPEGRYLFSLALFSDTHIASGDSMGDMNEIYFGKLTEYSKDLLVQCIRDSKQRESDLAVITGDLTDSSYLEQYLLLKEEILPEFGAMPYDTCIGNHDEYMEKSNGGLGEPGYLEYICSHEKPYGSFMYQDHQFILLDSSKKDNDWGTIDGEQLEWLRETLRKGGGRPSYLFFHHPCNGPDVWFGIDNFLSFKNLINDFPGVQAVFNGHMHRNKVTTNRLMTRELPYVELPATVQFPCGYGIVRVYEEGFEYNSYKVSRLDLAEMSRERVILKSLGSAIYTWYAFGDIGDRSIAYFNGALHRSAQYELAVTLDSARAVDLYEKAQAYDGATLAPAAEAGKIKVILGRYDALAEAREEQRRKAFIYGVRDLLVTKMGNYDVPEDVKRQQE; encoded by the coding sequence CCTGGCGGCCGGAACGGTGATCGAGAAGGAGGAGCTATGCACCGCCGGCAGCAACCACGCGGTAATCACCTGGGTCACTCCGGAGCAGAACACAGACACATCCCTGTGGGTGGGCTCGTACAAGAGTAGCCTGAAGAAGCTTACCGTGGAGCAAGATAAAGAGTTTCACTGGGCGGAGGTAAGAAATCTGCAGCCTGCCACCCGTTACTGGTATCAGGTGGAGAGCAACGGCGCCAGGGGTTCCCTTAATTCCTTTAAAACCCTGCCCGCGCCGGAAGGCAGGTATTTGTTCAGTCTCGCTCTTTTCAGCGATACACACATTGCCAGCGGGGACAGCATGGGCGACATGAACGAAATCTATTTCGGCAAACTCACGGAGTATTCCAAGGATTTGCTGGTCCAGTGCATCCGGGACAGCAAACAGCGGGAGAGCGACCTGGCCGTGATTACAGGGGATCTGACCGATAGTTCCTACCTCGAACAGTACCTCTTGCTAAAAGAGGAAATATTACCGGAATTCGGCGCAATGCCGTACGACACCTGCATAGGCAATCACGACGAATACATGGAGAAGTCCAACGGCGGCCTTGGGGAGCCCGGATACCTCGAGTACATCTGCAGCCACGAAAAACCCTATGGGAGCTTTATGTATCAAGACCACCAGTTTATCCTCCTCGACTCGAGCAAAAAAGACAACGATTGGGGAACCATTGACGGTGAGCAGCTGGAGTGGCTGCGGGAAACCCTGCGCAAGGGCGGCGGCCGGCCTTCCTACTTATTTTTCCACCATCCCTGCAACGGCCCGGATGTGTGGTTCGGGATCGACAACTTTCTCTCCTTCAAAAACCTGATCAACGACTTCCCAGGCGTGCAGGCCGTGTTCAACGGGCACATGCACCGCAACAAGGTGACCACCAACCGGCTGATGACCAGAGAACTGCCCTACGTGGAGCTTCCCGCCACCGTCCAGTTTCCCTGCGGTTACGGGATTGTGCGGGTTTACGAAGAAGGTTTCGAGTACAATTCTTACAAGGTCAGCCGCCTGGACCTGGCCGAAATGTCCCGCGAGAGGGTAATCTTAAAATCGTTGGGCAGCGCCATCTACACATGGTACGCCTTTGGCGACATCGGCGACCGCAGCATCGCCTACTTTAACGGCGCGCTGCACCGCTCGGCGCAGTACGAACTAGCGGTGACCCTGGACTCCGCCCGGGCTGTCGACCTGTACGAAAAGGCCCAGGCGTACGACGGCGCCACCCTCGCCCCGGCGGCTGAGGCCGGGAAGATAAAGGTGATCCTGGGCCGTTACGATGCGCTGGCCGAAGCCCGGGAAGAACAGCGCCGGAAGGCTTTCATCTATGGGGTGCGGGACCTCCTTGTCACCAAAATGGGCAACTACGACGTGCCCGAGGATGTCAAGCGCCAGCAGGAGTAA